In Tautonia rosea, the genomic window CGCACTCGGCGATTTGTGCTATTCGTTCTTCCGATACAAGGAATCTCGGGATGTCGAGCAGGCCATTGCCAAGAATCCCGACCGTGCCGACGAATTCAAGGCCGAGGGCAAGATCCGTGCCGAGGATTTCGACAATGCCGTGAAAGCGACCGACGAGTCGTTCTATCGAACCCTTCTGATGCAGGTTCGAGACTGTCGGACCTCGATCGACCAGCTCAATGAAAGTCTCTCGGCTGAGGAGCACTATGGGCGCAAAGGTCCAAGGCTCTCTGCCTGCGTCTCGGCCATTGAAGACGTGAGCAAGATTGTCGAGAAGCTGGTCAAATCCCGAGGCATTACTGAGGAACCTCCCGAGCCTCCCGACGAGGTGGAGGAGGACGTCGAAGCGGACGAATTTCGAGAAGAAGAATTTCTTGAAGACGAACCGAGTGAGTCACTTCCTTTCGATGAGCCGAAACGTCCTGTACCTTCGAGCCGCTCACGGTCAAGTTCAGGACCGATTCTCGACACCTCCGATGCCCGCCGACGCATTGCGGAGGCCGCCAGGTTCCTTCAAGGGACCGATGCCTCCGACCCGGTCCCCTATCTCGTCGTTCGGGCTCTGACGATGGGAGACTTTTATCGAATTACCGGCTGCCCAAGTTCTTCCGAGTTGCCCGCGATTCCCACGGAAATTCGCCGAGAGGCCCGCAGACTTGCCGATGACCAGGATTGGGAGAGCTTACTTCAGGTTTGCGAGCGAGCTTTGGGCGAGCCTGGAGGTCTTGGCTGGCTCGATGATCATCGGTATGCCATGCTCGCGCTCGATCAACTTGGCCACGACCATGCCCGACGAGCTGTTCAAGCTATGCTCCTGGCCTGGCTGGCGGATTATCCGGACTGGCCCGAATGTGAGATGGATGACGAGACGCCTTGCGCAAGCCGGGAGACCCGGGCCTGGCTCGCCGAGCTTCAACCCACCGAGGAGCCCGAGCCCGAGGCCGAATCGGAACCCGAGCCGGAACCGGAACCTGAGCCTCCGCAAAGGCTCCCGGACAATCTGGGCTCCCAGGATCTCGCCACCGAATTCCAGGAGCCGGACCCCTGGGACCGTGCTCGAGACCTGTTCGAATCGGGCAACAACGCAGAGGCACTTTCCGTGATGGCCCGAGCGGTTCGGGAGGCTCGAACGGGTCGGGAACGGTTTCTTCGGGCACTTCAACAGGCAGAACTTTGCCTGGCAATGAATCGGCCGTCAATCGCTGGGTCCCTCTTCGACGACCTTGCTCGTCAGATCGACGAGTTCCGCCTGGAGCGTTGGGAAGAAGCCGAGCTATGTGCTCGGGTTTTCGCCGGACTCTACCGATGTGTTCGGGATGATGATCCAGAGCGAGCGAAGGATGTCTACCATCGACTCTGTCAATTTGACATTCGTCTTGCTGTTCAGCTTGGCGACAATCATTGAGGCTACCAAACTTGAATACTTTTCTTGGAACCACTCCGATTCCTAAACACATACGGGGCCGGCCCGAATGCCCAACCCCGCATGTGTTCGTGGCTCAATTCCGATCAGACGAAGGCAGGAATTACGCTAGCAAAACAATTCCTGATGTCGACTCACCCAGGGTTCTCCAAGCGATCATGGAGCCAAAGTGCATTCTTGAGCGTTACTGCGCGTAGAATGTTGGGATGATTGGAGGCGGAATAACGCTCGAGGGAATGTCGTAATTGGACTGGGGCAGATTGGGGTTGGGGGGGGCCGGAGCCTCGGGGCTGACGCGGACATCGGTCGCCGGATCCGAGGGGTCGGGGTCGGTCCGGACGTCGGAATCCCGTTCGACCGGAATTTCTTGCGGAAACTGTGGTTGAGGCTTCGGCACCGTCACGTACGAGGGGCAGACCTGGTTCATCGCGATCTCATCGATCATGCGGAAGGTCATGACACCATTAATCATGACTAGTCCGAACAGGGGCGGTTCGACCTCATACATTCCAAGCCCGTTCTCCATGCAGGCAGGTACCCCGTACTCGTTCGGCTGGCAGGGGATATTGCCGTTACGCCCGTGAGGGCATGAGACGCCCTGACCGTTGCCTCCGTTGCCTGTGACCAGTGATGGTACGGGAGGTGATGCACCTCCCATAACGGAGAAGCCGACATATTGCCAGCCTTTCAGGAATTTCCGGCCATCCACCTCGCCGAAGACAGATTCATAATATCCGATAGGAACATTCGTCCCAGCCACCACCATATCCGGGACTTCGGCCCCTGCAACGTTTTCGGGGGCTGCAGGAGGCTCAGGAGGGGCGGGAGGTGGCGGGTTCTTGCCTCCAGCACTGACCTCGACAAGGTTCCAGCCGTCTTTCAGCTTGGCTGCGCCGTTGCCACGAATTCGAAGTGCATACTCTTCGGAAAAGTCGGGAAGGAATTTCGTCTCGATCTTCACCATTCGCCCCGTCGGATCTGCCGGAGTCACAAGCAAATACGGCTTGGGTCGATAGTATCGAATTCCCGCTTGCCCAGGGCCCGGGTCCTTGATCACGTTGACACTTCCGCAACCGGGTGCAAAGGCCACAACCAGTACGAATCCGATGCACTTCCTGAGCATTGGCGTCGTCCTTTACAGTGAAGATCACCAATCGGGACGTCATCAACTAGGGTCAAGATTTCATCGGCGACATCCTGTCGACAATGATCCCACTGACCTTGACCTTGACGCCTTGAACGCAGGTTATATCGGTTGCTCTGATTGCAGTGATTGCACTTTTTTTAAGGGGTCCCCTGGTTTGAGCTTGACCTTGAATCCATCGGCTGTGCGTTTCTGGCTGATCGAGTGGAGTCTGGATTGTGCTCGAACAAAGGGCAAACTGCCTCGTGACGTGCGAGCATGCCGATGAGGGTAACTCCTCATCACAGTGTTGATCTCTTGACCGTGCAGAATGCTGGTTCCAGCGGTTCTCATGTCGACTTGAGGAGCAATCTGCCATTGGTGTACAGGTCTCGCGAGATCAGGTCTGCCGAGGGTTTTCCTTCTCCAGCCCGATCGAAATGATCGAGCGGACTACGGAAGTTGGTTTGGCACCCAACTAGGCTGTCCGGAAAAAGATCGGATGGGTGGTGAATGATCGAGTTTGCGGTGAAGTCACTCGACACATTCGATCTGCGAGACTCCACTGTGGCCCGGGTTTATCCTGAAATCTCCCAGTAAACCTTCAGCCTTCTGATTCTTTCGGAGAACGTTCATGACACTTGCACCATGTTCGCCATGGTTACTCACGATGATGGCCCTCGCGTTCCCAAACCCGGGGGAGGATCAGCCCGACGATCGAGTGATCGCCGCGGTGTCGGGGCTCGAACCGTACA contains:
- the tssA gene encoding type VI secretion system protein TssA — translated: MASAQFLDLDSLLTPISEDRPAGDDLRWEDEFAQLEAARESDEDASSRDIYERDRKLADFDAVISLGTDLLRERTKDLRIAAFVADALARRFGLPGLRDGLILIRQMQERFWETMHPEPEDGDLELREGVIEWLDGDRSLPLILRSVPLTHALGDLCYSFFRYKESRDVEQAIAKNPDRADEFKAEGKIRAEDFDNAVKATDESFYRTLLMQVRDCRTSIDQLNESLSAEEHYGRKGPRLSACVSAIEDVSKIVEKLVKSRGITEEPPEPPDEVEEDVEADEFREEEFLEDEPSESLPFDEPKRPVPSSRSRSSSGPILDTSDARRRIAEAARFLQGTDASDPVPYLVVRALTMGDFYRITGCPSSSELPAIPTEIRREARRLADDQDWESLLQVCERALGEPGGLGWLDDHRYAMLALDQLGHDHARRAVQAMLLAWLADYPDWPECEMDDETPCASRETRAWLAELQPTEEPEPEAESEPEPEPEPEPPQRLPDNLGSQDLATEFQEPDPWDRARDLFESGNNAEALSVMARAVREARTGRERFLRALQQAELCLAMNRPSIAGSLFDDLARQIDEFRLERWEEAELCARVFAGLYRCVRDDDPERAKDVYHRLCQFDIRLAVQLGDNH